The following coding sequences lie in one Oncorhynchus gorbuscha isolate QuinsamMale2020 ecotype Even-year linkage group LG10, OgorEven_v1.0, whole genome shotgun sequence genomic window:
- the LOC124046061 gene encoding LIM domain and actin-binding protein 1-like isoform X1, with protein sequence MTVAPFSRRQWASQSLRVTAAELSIVGTRGKNNAIAERFSKYQLAAEEANLERKKAAAEPSPQTSRSCNLSVLKKLWEQPVQSATPCATLPHTRRLLPSDPNAKHQTQATQAQPPLSPDPNTSPTAAEDQAGPGMERRGQQRERERQEGGAAEVPCIPSEKPDIPLNNLKMMFQKGENLQNKVSREPVRIGGTGGITDNMDQLLGDSGSIESMPLRDRMAMYQAAVSKTEVLSSSVSSDQLDSDLCSKQKENIPPGSVDTGPDSEPNSRKASSTESNAGSSTGTFSASPPTQKDQAQPKTSRSFCLPARESCVSCQKTVYPLERLVANQKVYHNTCFRCSHCNTKLSLGTYASLHSHVYCKPHFCQLFKAKGNYDEGFGLRPHKELWETKGESGAGEEPRTELTTKATSFSKDKLKKCASTGTLLVSPAVEESPLAKVNVVTASLETRAQSSAEKDKPVETRRLKISWPPRTEGDGEGGNTGDSPTSDGSSAGKQSRAKWPPEDDSASTDQSPEPTIRSTLCRSASLKERSRPFSLAMASHAPAPAASQTANPEPLERSSFEDREPELACSPEEQGMEDQEQPNSLSPDYHTPSNDSYVDIHTSSEDEGMEGRVARLKDHHELLEANHEQGAKNDGEEEEKLEGEEEGAGKEGERLPSQNCQTASSEMAAPPSSLETEQRSKTNRTSQDVGFWNGEEAVSVEEMIKRNRYYEEDEDEED encoded by the exons ATGACCGTTGCTCCGTTCAGTCGCAGACAGTGGGCCTCCCAGTCCCTCAGAGTCACAGCTGCGGAATTGTCCATAGTTGGCACCAGAGGAAAGAACAATGCCATCGCTGAGCGCTTCTCGAA GTACCAACTGGCTGCAGAGGAAGCCAACCTGGAGAGGAAGAAAGCC GCTGCGGAGCCGTCGCCACAGACTTCCCGCAGTTGCAACCTGAGTGTGTTGAAGAAGCTTTGGGAGCAGCCTGTCCAGTCAGCCACACCTTGTGCCACGCTACCCCACACTCGCCGCTTACTCCCCTCAGATCCTAACGCCAAGCACCAGACCCAGGCAACTCAGGCCCAGCCACCTCTCTCACCAGACCCCAACACCAGTCCCACAGCCGCAGAGGACCAGGCAGGAccaggtatggagaggagagggcagcagagagagcgagagaggcaggagggaggagCAGCAGAAGTGCCTTGCATCCCCAGTGAGAAGCCCGACATACCCCTCAACAACCTCAAGATGATGTTCCAGAAAGGAGAGAACCTTCAGAACAAA GTGTCCAGAGAGCCTGTGAGGATTGGAGGGACCGGAGGCATCACTGACAACATGGATCAGCTACTTGGAG ATTCAGGGAGCATAGAGTCCATGCCCCTGAGGGACAGGATGGCCATGTACCAGGCTGCTGTGTCTAAAACAGAGGTGTTATCCTCCTCAGTCAGC AGTGATCAGCTGGACTCTGACCTCTGCAGCAAACAGAAGGAGAACATACCCCCAGGCAGTGTGGACACG ggtcCGGACTCAGAGCCCAACAGTAGGAAAGCATCTTCCACAGAGAGCAATG CAGGCTCCAGTACCGGCACCTTCTCTGCATCCCCCCCGACTCAGAAGGACCAAGCTCAGCCCAAGACCTCCAGG AGCTTCTGCTTGCCTGCAAGAGAGAGTTGTGTGTCATGTCAGAAGACAGTCTACCCTTTAGAGCGTCTGGTAGCCAACCAAAAGGTCTACCACAACACCTGTTTCAGATGCTCCCACTGCAACACCAAACTCAG CCTGGGGACCTACGCCTCTCTGCACAGCCACGTCTACTGCAAGCCTCACTTCTGCCAGCTGTTCAAGGCCAAGGGCAACTACGACGAGGGCTTCGGCTTGCGCCCTCACAAGGAGCTGTGGGAGACCAAAGGAGAGAGTGGGGCTGGGGAGGAACCCAGGACAGAGCTGACTACCAAGGCCACCTCCTTTTCCAAAGACAAGCTGAAGAAGTGCGCCTCTACTGGCACGCTGTTGGTCAGCCCAGCAGTAGAGGAGTCTCCACTGGCCAAGGTCAACGTGGTGACGGCCTCCCTGGAGACCCGCGCCCAGAGCTCAGCAGAGAAGGACAAGCCAGTGGAAACACGTCGGCTGAAGATCTCCTGGCCCCCCCGCACTgaaggagacggagaggggggTAACACTGGGGACAGTCCCACCTCAGACGGGAGCTCCGCTGGGAAACAATCCCGTGCTAAGTGGCCCCCAGAGGATGACTCAGCCTCCACCgaccagagcccagagcccaCCATACGCTCCACCCTCTGCAGGAGCGCCTCCCTCAAGGAGCGTAGCCGACCCTTCTCATTGGCCATGGCCTCCCATGCTCCCGCTCCTGctgccagtcagacagccaaTCCTGAGCCACTGGAGAGAAGCTCATTCGAGGACAGGGAGCCTGAACTGGCCTGTAGCCCTGAGGAACAAGGCATGGAGGACCAGGAACAACCAAACAGCCTGTCACCCGACTACCACACGCCTTCTAACGACAGCTACGTGGACATCCACACCAGCTCTGAGGacgaggggatggaggggagagtggCACGTCTGAAAGACCACCACGAATTACTAGAAGCAAACCATGAACAGGGAGCAAAGAATGAcggggaggaagaggaaaagctggagggagaagaagagggagcaGGAAAAGAGGGGGAACGGTTACCTTCTCAAAACTGCCAGACTGCCTCGTCAGAGATGGCCGCACCCCCCTCGTCTCTGGAGACTGAGCAGAGGTCCAAGACCAACCGCACGTCTCAGGATGTGGGCTTCTGGAACGGCGAGGAGGCAGTGTCTGTAGAGGAGATGATTAAGAGGAACCGCTACTATGAGGAAGATGAGGACGAGGAGGACTGA
- the LOC124046061 gene encoding LIM domain and actin-binding protein 1-like isoform X3 — translation MERRGQQRERERQEGGAAEVPCIPSEKPDIPLNNLKMMFQKGENLQNKVSREPVRIGGTGGITDNMDQLLGDSGSIESMPLRDRMAMYQAAVSKTEVLSSSVSSDQLDSDLCSKQKENIPPGSVDTGPDSEPNSRKASSTESNAGSSTGTFSASPPTQKDQAQPKTSRSFCLPARESCVSCQKTVYPLERLVANQKVYHNTCFRCSHCNTKLSLGTYASLHSHVYCKPHFCQLFKAKGNYDEGFGLRPHKELWETKGESGAGEEPRTELTTKATSFSKDKLKKCASTGTLLVSPAVEESPLAKVNVVTASLETRAQSSAEKDKPVETRRLKISWPPRTEGDGEGGNTGDSPTSDGSSAGKQSRAKWPPEDDSASTDQSPEPTIRSTLCRSASLKERSRPFSLAMASHAPAPAASQTANPEPLERSSFEDREPELACSPEEQGMEDQEQPNSLSPDYHTPSNDSYVDIHTSSEDEGMEGRVARLKDHHELLEANHEQGAKNDGEEEEKLEGEEEGAGKEGERLPSQNCQTASSEMAAPPSSLETEQRSKTNRTSQDVGFWNGEEAVSVEEMIKRNRYYEEDEDEED, via the exons atggagaggagagggcagcagagagagcgagagaggcaggagggaggagCAGCAGAAGTGCCTTGCATCCCCAGTGAGAAGCCCGACATACCCCTCAACAACCTCAAGATGATGTTCCAGAAAGGAGAGAACCTTCAGAACAAA GTGTCCAGAGAGCCTGTGAGGATTGGAGGGACCGGAGGCATCACTGACAACATGGATCAGCTACTTGGAG ATTCAGGGAGCATAGAGTCCATGCCCCTGAGGGACAGGATGGCCATGTACCAGGCTGCTGTGTCTAAAACAGAGGTGTTATCCTCCTCAGTCAGC AGTGATCAGCTGGACTCTGACCTCTGCAGCAAACAGAAGGAGAACATACCCCCAGGCAGTGTGGACACG ggtcCGGACTCAGAGCCCAACAGTAGGAAAGCATCTTCCACAGAGAGCAATG CAGGCTCCAGTACCGGCACCTTCTCTGCATCCCCCCCGACTCAGAAGGACCAAGCTCAGCCCAAGACCTCCAGG AGCTTCTGCTTGCCTGCAAGAGAGAGTTGTGTGTCATGTCAGAAGACAGTCTACCCTTTAGAGCGTCTGGTAGCCAACCAAAAGGTCTACCACAACACCTGTTTCAGATGCTCCCACTGCAACACCAAACTCAG CCTGGGGACCTACGCCTCTCTGCACAGCCACGTCTACTGCAAGCCTCACTTCTGCCAGCTGTTCAAGGCCAAGGGCAACTACGACGAGGGCTTCGGCTTGCGCCCTCACAAGGAGCTGTGGGAGACCAAAGGAGAGAGTGGGGCTGGGGAGGAACCCAGGACAGAGCTGACTACCAAGGCCACCTCCTTTTCCAAAGACAAGCTGAAGAAGTGCGCCTCTACTGGCACGCTGTTGGTCAGCCCAGCAGTAGAGGAGTCTCCACTGGCCAAGGTCAACGTGGTGACGGCCTCCCTGGAGACCCGCGCCCAGAGCTCAGCAGAGAAGGACAAGCCAGTGGAAACACGTCGGCTGAAGATCTCCTGGCCCCCCCGCACTgaaggagacggagaggggggTAACACTGGGGACAGTCCCACCTCAGACGGGAGCTCCGCTGGGAAACAATCCCGTGCTAAGTGGCCCCCAGAGGATGACTCAGCCTCCACCgaccagagcccagagcccaCCATACGCTCCACCCTCTGCAGGAGCGCCTCCCTCAAGGAGCGTAGCCGACCCTTCTCATTGGCCATGGCCTCCCATGCTCCCGCTCCTGctgccagtcagacagccaaTCCTGAGCCACTGGAGAGAAGCTCATTCGAGGACAGGGAGCCTGAACTGGCCTGTAGCCCTGAGGAACAAGGCATGGAGGACCAGGAACAACCAAACAGCCTGTCACCCGACTACCACACGCCTTCTAACGACAGCTACGTGGACATCCACACCAGCTCTGAGGacgaggggatggaggggagagtggCACGTCTGAAAGACCACCACGAATTACTAGAAGCAAACCATGAACAGGGAGCAAAGAATGAcggggaggaagaggaaaagctggagggagaagaagagggagcaGGAAAAGAGGGGGAACGGTTACCTTCTCAAAACTGCCAGACTGCCTCGTCAGAGATGGCCGCACCCCCCTCGTCTCTGGAGACTGAGCAGAGGTCCAAGACCAACCGCACGTCTCAGGATGTGGGCTTCTGGAACGGCGAGGAGGCAGTGTCTGTAGAGGAGATGATTAAGAGGAACCGCTACTATGAGGAAGATGAGGACGAGGAGGACTGA
- the LOC124046061 gene encoding LIM domain and actin-binding protein 1-like isoform X2 gives MTVAPFSRRQWASQSLRVTAAELSIVGTRGKNNAIAERFSKYQLAAEEANLERKKAAAEPSPQTSRSCNLSVLKKLWEQPVQSATPCATLPHTRRLLPSDPNAKHQTQATQAQPPLSPDPNTSPTAAEDQAGPGMERRGQQRERERQEGGAAEVPCIPSEKPDIPLNNLKMMFQKGENLQNKVSREPVRIGGTGGITDNMDQLLGDSGSIESMPLRDRMAMYQAAVSKTEVLSSSVSSDQLDSDLCSKQKENIPPGSVDTGPDSEPNSRKASSTESNGSSTGTFSASPPTQKDQAQPKTSRSFCLPARESCVSCQKTVYPLERLVANQKVYHNTCFRCSHCNTKLSLGTYASLHSHVYCKPHFCQLFKAKGNYDEGFGLRPHKELWETKGESGAGEEPRTELTTKATSFSKDKLKKCASTGTLLVSPAVEESPLAKVNVVTASLETRAQSSAEKDKPVETRRLKISWPPRTEGDGEGGNTGDSPTSDGSSAGKQSRAKWPPEDDSASTDQSPEPTIRSTLCRSASLKERSRPFSLAMASHAPAPAASQTANPEPLERSSFEDREPELACSPEEQGMEDQEQPNSLSPDYHTPSNDSYVDIHTSSEDEGMEGRVARLKDHHELLEANHEQGAKNDGEEEEKLEGEEEGAGKEGERLPSQNCQTASSEMAAPPSSLETEQRSKTNRTSQDVGFWNGEEAVSVEEMIKRNRYYEEDEDEED, from the exons ATGACCGTTGCTCCGTTCAGTCGCAGACAGTGGGCCTCCCAGTCCCTCAGAGTCACAGCTGCGGAATTGTCCATAGTTGGCACCAGAGGAAAGAACAATGCCATCGCTGAGCGCTTCTCGAA GTACCAACTGGCTGCAGAGGAAGCCAACCTGGAGAGGAAGAAAGCC GCTGCGGAGCCGTCGCCACAGACTTCCCGCAGTTGCAACCTGAGTGTGTTGAAGAAGCTTTGGGAGCAGCCTGTCCAGTCAGCCACACCTTGTGCCACGCTACCCCACACTCGCCGCTTACTCCCCTCAGATCCTAACGCCAAGCACCAGACCCAGGCAACTCAGGCCCAGCCACCTCTCTCACCAGACCCCAACACCAGTCCCACAGCCGCAGAGGACCAGGCAGGAccaggtatggagaggagagggcagcagagagagcgagagaggcaggagggaggagCAGCAGAAGTGCCTTGCATCCCCAGTGAGAAGCCCGACATACCCCTCAACAACCTCAAGATGATGTTCCAGAAAGGAGAGAACCTTCAGAACAAA GTGTCCAGAGAGCCTGTGAGGATTGGAGGGACCGGAGGCATCACTGACAACATGGATCAGCTACTTGGAG ATTCAGGGAGCATAGAGTCCATGCCCCTGAGGGACAGGATGGCCATGTACCAGGCTGCTGTGTCTAAAACAGAGGTGTTATCCTCCTCAGTCAGC AGTGATCAGCTGGACTCTGACCTCTGCAGCAAACAGAAGGAGAACATACCCCCAGGCAGTGTGGACACG ggtcCGGACTCAGAGCCCAACAGTAGGAAAGCATCTTCCACAGAGAGCAATG GCTCCAGTACCGGCACCTTCTCTGCATCCCCCCCGACTCAGAAGGACCAAGCTCAGCCCAAGACCTCCAGG AGCTTCTGCTTGCCTGCAAGAGAGAGTTGTGTGTCATGTCAGAAGACAGTCTACCCTTTAGAGCGTCTGGTAGCCAACCAAAAGGTCTACCACAACACCTGTTTCAGATGCTCCCACTGCAACACCAAACTCAG CCTGGGGACCTACGCCTCTCTGCACAGCCACGTCTACTGCAAGCCTCACTTCTGCCAGCTGTTCAAGGCCAAGGGCAACTACGACGAGGGCTTCGGCTTGCGCCCTCACAAGGAGCTGTGGGAGACCAAAGGAGAGAGTGGGGCTGGGGAGGAACCCAGGACAGAGCTGACTACCAAGGCCACCTCCTTTTCCAAAGACAAGCTGAAGAAGTGCGCCTCTACTGGCACGCTGTTGGTCAGCCCAGCAGTAGAGGAGTCTCCACTGGCCAAGGTCAACGTGGTGACGGCCTCCCTGGAGACCCGCGCCCAGAGCTCAGCAGAGAAGGACAAGCCAGTGGAAACACGTCGGCTGAAGATCTCCTGGCCCCCCCGCACTgaaggagacggagaggggggTAACACTGGGGACAGTCCCACCTCAGACGGGAGCTCCGCTGGGAAACAATCCCGTGCTAAGTGGCCCCCAGAGGATGACTCAGCCTCCACCgaccagagcccagagcccaCCATACGCTCCACCCTCTGCAGGAGCGCCTCCCTCAAGGAGCGTAGCCGACCCTTCTCATTGGCCATGGCCTCCCATGCTCCCGCTCCTGctgccagtcagacagccaaTCCTGAGCCACTGGAGAGAAGCTCATTCGAGGACAGGGAGCCTGAACTGGCCTGTAGCCCTGAGGAACAAGGCATGGAGGACCAGGAACAACCAAACAGCCTGTCACCCGACTACCACACGCCTTCTAACGACAGCTACGTGGACATCCACACCAGCTCTGAGGacgaggggatggaggggagagtggCACGTCTGAAAGACCACCACGAATTACTAGAAGCAAACCATGAACAGGGAGCAAAGAATGAcggggaggaagaggaaaagctggagggagaagaagagggagcaGGAAAAGAGGGGGAACGGTTACCTTCTCAAAACTGCCAGACTGCCTCGTCAGAGATGGCCGCACCCCCCTCGTCTCTGGAGACTGAGCAGAGGTCCAAGACCAACCGCACGTCTCAGGATGTGGGCTTCTGGAACGGCGAGGAGGCAGTGTCTGTAGAGGAGATGATTAAGAGGAACCGCTACTATGAGGAAGATGAGGACGAGGAGGACTGA
- the zgc:174906 gene encoding uncharacterized protein zgc:174906, with product MAEEEPLGGAQQVLRRLKPKLIDTLSADPAFVLQHADSLSLLARHEYKQVKALTDPSKQAQDLLDHVINKGPTAAEQLLQLLTGKEMQDTFPNLLFLKELPVNDQRAAGGNEVSRKRGQTFESEENLPAKQTCKDGSKMVVEKDLMRVARNIGRSWRAIGTGALDIPSVKLDQILEDYPHSHVDRVFAMLRYWSTLKRQEATAANLHSLLSQDDWALPPDSIDFLLDPILDP from the exons ATGGCTGAAGAAGAACCCCTAGGTGGCGCCCAGCAGGTACTGCGTCGTCTGAAGCCCAAGTTGATCGATACTCTAAGTGCAGACCCTGCCTTTGTGCTGCAGCATGCAGACTCCCTCAGCCTACTGGCCCGGCATGAGTACAAGCAGGTCAAAGCCCTCACTGACCCATCAAAACAGGCCCAGGACCTTCTGGACCATGTGATCAACAAAGGACCCACTGCTGCAGAGCAGCTTCTGCAGCTCCTGACGGGCAAAGAAATGCAGGATACGTTTCCCAACCTTCTGTTCCTCAAGGAACTGCCAGTGAATGATCAAAGAGCTGCAG gGGGAAATGAAGTTAGCAGAAAGAGAGGACAAACATTTGAGTCCGAAGAGAACCTACCCGCTAAACAGACATGCAAGGATG GCTCTAAGATGGTGGTGGAGAAGGATCTGATGCGTGTGGCGCGAAATATCGGTCGCTCCTGGAGGGCAATTGGTACAGGGGCCCTAGACATCCCCTCTGTCAAGCTGGATCAGATCCTGGAGGACTATCCACACAGCCATGTGGACCGTGTGTTCGCCATGCTGCGCTACTGGAGCACACTGAAACGGCAGGAGGCCACGGCGGCCAATCTCCACTCCCTGCTCAGCCAGGACGACTGGGCCCTGCCGCCAGACAGCATAGACTTTCTCCTGGACCCCATCTTAGACCCGTAG